In Bythopirellula goksoeyrii, a single window of DNA contains:
- a CDS encoding sugar phosphate isomerase/epimerase family protein: MKPEDYASPISRRDFGMGLAIAAAATTLPSRLVAAEAAQPKQRKFCAFIKFLQDLDYDQLADAIAEAGFDGVEVPARDNGGYIKPAVAADELPKLQEALAKRNLEITILTTEIVSADQPYARPLLEAAAALKIPRYRLGFYRYDLKRPILEQVAELQPTFQGLADMNREIGIAGIYQNHCGADFVGATIWDLQRLLKDYPVSELGCVFDFRHAQVEAGEAWPVYYDVIEPHISVVSVKDYVWDGAKSKHTPLGQGRLDPKCLKVLNASNFSGPISVHVEYLPKGSVDENLQALKSDLQTLKKMLAA, translated from the coding sequence ATGAAACCTGAAGATTATGCGTCACCCATCTCTCGACGAGATTTCGGCATGGGTTTGGCCATCGCAGCAGCGGCAACGACGCTTCCCTCAAGACTTGTTGCTGCAGAGGCCGCCCAGCCCAAGCAGCGTAAATTCTGTGCGTTCATCAAATTCTTACAGGACCTCGACTACGATCAACTTGCCGATGCTATTGCGGAGGCCGGGTTTGATGGAGTCGAAGTGCCGGCTCGCGACAATGGTGGTTATATAAAGCCCGCCGTCGCGGCTGATGAGTTGCCGAAACTGCAAGAAGCTCTTGCGAAACGCAACCTGGAGATCACGATTCTCACGACGGAAATCGTTAGTGCGGATCAACCGTACGCCAGGCCGTTGTTAGAAGCCGCAGCGGCACTTAAGATTCCCCGCTATCGGCTCGGCTTTTATCGCTATGATCTGAAAAGACCCATTTTGGAGCAAGTAGCAGAATTGCAGCCGACGTTCCAAGGTCTCGCGGATATGAACCGTGAGATTGGAATTGCCGGAATTTACCAGAATCATTGCGGGGCTGATTTTGTCGGAGCAACCATCTGGGATTTGCAAAGGCTTCTCAAGGACTATCCGGTCTCGGAATTGGGTTGCGTGTTCGACTTCCGGCACGCCCAGGTAGAAGCCGGCGAAGCCTGGCCGGTCTATTACGATGTCATAGAACCACACATCTCTGTTGTTTCCGTGAAGGACTATGTTTGGGACGGCGCGAAATCAAAGCACACTCCATTGGGACAAGGTAGACTGGATCCCAAGTGCCTCAAAGTACTGAACGCATCGAATTTTTCTGGCCCTATCTCCGTTCATGTCGAGTATCTTCCCAAGGGAAGCGTCGATGAAAACCTTCAGGCCCTCAAGTCGGATCTGCAAACATTAAAAAAGATGCTTGCGGCTTGA
- a CDS encoding carboxypeptidase-like regulatory domain-containing protein yields MLAICLGCGASDRAYVSGKIVHADGTPLVLAKVIANCPENSKTAYGSTDGDGYYQIAIGTEEKGIPPGNYVVYLIEDHGVEEGKMKRTIAKKYTDPNTSGLSFVVAAGESKVFDITTDPP; encoded by the coding sequence TTGCTTGCTATTTGCTTGGGATGTGGGGCGTCAGATCGTGCTTATGTTTCTGGGAAAATCGTTCACGCAGATGGTACTCCACTGGTGTTAGCCAAAGTGATCGCCAATTGCCCGGAGAACAGCAAGACTGCCTATGGATCCACGGATGGGGACGGATACTATCAGATTGCAATTGGAACCGAGGAAAAAGGTATCCCTCCTGGTAATTACGTTGTGTATCTCATCGAAGACCATGGCGTGGAAGAAGGGAAGATGAAACGCACGATTGCAAAGAAATATACTGACCCGAATACATCAGGATTGTCTTTTGTGGTTGCTGCGGGAGAGAGCAAAGTTTTTGACATCACAACCGATCCACCATAA
- a CDS encoding SDR family NAD(P)-dependent oxidoreductase yields the protein MSRLQGKKAIVTGGGQGLGRAISEELMRLGCDVAIHYYKSAEGSQQVKQCAPASVRAECFAADLTIESEASAMVDAAVEFLGGLDVVVNNSGDIIARRRLGEVDSEFWKRVMDVNVTSMMLVTRQALSYLQGSENSSVVNIASLAGRMGGHAGSLVYATAKGAVLTWTRSLAKELGPQGIRVNAVAPGLILGTAFHATHTTPESAAKTVAGIPLGRAGNPEDVARAVAFFASEYDGFITGATLDINGGVFGC from the coding sequence GTGTCACGACTTCAGGGAAAAAAGGCGATCGTCACCGGTGGCGGCCAAGGGTTGGGGCGTGCCATCTCAGAAGAGTTGATGCGACTTGGTTGCGACGTCGCTATTCACTATTACAAGAGCGCAGAAGGCAGCCAGCAAGTAAAACAATGTGCCCCTGCAAGTGTGCGGGCGGAGTGCTTTGCCGCTGATCTAACTATCGAGTCCGAAGCATCTGCGATGGTAGACGCCGCAGTCGAGTTTCTGGGTGGCCTGGATGTCGTCGTGAACAATTCAGGAGATATTATTGCACGTCGTCGCTTGGGCGAGGTTGATAGTGAGTTTTGGAAACGAGTGATGGATGTGAACGTAACCAGCATGATGCTGGTAACTCGCCAGGCATTGTCTTATCTGCAGGGGAGTGAGAACTCCAGCGTCGTGAACATCGCCTCCCTCGCAGGGCGTATGGGTGGCCATGCAGGTTCATTAGTCTATGCAACTGCCAAAGGTGCCGTGCTCACCTGGACCAGGTCGCTGGCGAAAGAACTTGGGCCGCAGGGTATCCGAGTTAACGCCGTCGCTCCCGGGCTTATTCTGGGTACGGCATTTCATGCAACGCATACCACGCCTGAGTCTGCTGCAAAAACAGTTGCCGGTATTCCCTTGGGACGAGCAGGAAACCCAGAAGATGTTGCAAGAGCTGTCGCCTTCTTTGCGAGCGAGTACGATGGCTTTATCACTGGAGCGACTTTGGACATAAACGGCGGCGTATTCGGCTGCTGA
- a CDS encoding tagaturonate epimerase family protein, whose protein sequence is MSTTNNKCQTLGTAASFGFGDRIGLATPGHVEAMNRAGEGILPIFPQQSIREMARTSRTAEGVMADALGGMKQAGWTGPTGADADHLKTPADVDVTAAAGFTFFTIDPSDHVDQKADNYDEATLREKFDAVSDSINWWDTYLNQEVTLSTGTKISLDEQACLRCAVKYGPAINHAVGLAKHIRQVQETANRDYEIELSVDETDQPTTLPEHYIVADQCLKNGMKLVSLAPRFIGDFEKGVDYKGDIGALEKSLQDHAAIAKQLGPYKLSLHSGSDKLSIYAALARATNGQFHVKTAGTSYLEALRVVLRHDEPFFRRMVDFCRGRYDTDKATYHVSATLESAAPASEITDTVALEQAYLERWSDVPAGKGFTAPGRQILHCTFGSVLTHPEFGKSLRDLLVAHPDTYTEILAEHFERHLQALAAGM, encoded by the coding sequence ATGAGCACTACTAACAACAAATGCCAGACACTGGGTACCGCAGCCAGCTTCGGTTTTGGTGATCGAATCGGGCTCGCCACTCCCGGACATGTGGAGGCGATGAACCGCGCTGGCGAAGGAATTCTTCCGATCTTCCCCCAACAATCGATCCGCGAGATGGCACGAACTAGCAGAACCGCTGAGGGAGTCATGGCTGACGCCCTCGGAGGCATGAAGCAAGCGGGTTGGACCGGACCGACTGGCGCAGACGCAGACCACTTAAAGACCCCGGCCGATGTCGACGTCACTGCTGCGGCAGGTTTCACCTTCTTTACGATTGATCCGTCTGATCACGTCGACCAGAAGGCCGACAATTACGACGAAGCGACCCTCCGAGAGAAATTCGACGCGGTCAGCGATTCTATCAATTGGTGGGACACTTATCTGAATCAAGAAGTAACCCTCTCCACGGGAACAAAGATATCCTTGGATGAGCAGGCTTGCCTCCGCTGTGCCGTGAAGTATGGGCCAGCGATCAACCATGCAGTCGGACTCGCTAAGCACATCCGCCAGGTACAGGAAACTGCCAATCGCGATTACGAGATTGAGCTGAGTGTCGACGAGACCGATCAACCCACTACGCTACCCGAACACTACATCGTGGCTGACCAGTGCCTAAAAAATGGCATGAAACTGGTGAGTCTGGCACCTCGGTTCATCGGCGATTTCGAAAAGGGAGTCGATTATAAGGGAGACATCGGTGCGCTAGAAAAGTCACTTCAGGACCACGCCGCGATTGCCAAGCAATTGGGACCCTACAAGTTGAGTCTCCACTCAGGTTCCGACAAGCTGTCCATCTATGCGGCATTGGCCCGGGCGACCAATGGCCAATTCCACGTTAAGACGGCAGGCACTAGCTACCTGGAAGCATTGCGCGTCGTATTGAGGCATGACGAACCATTCTTCCGCAGAATGGTCGATTTTTGCCGAGGCCGGTACGATACCGACAAAGCGACTTATCACGTCTCGGCCACTCTTGAGTCAGCAGCACCTGCCAGTGAAATCACCGACACGGTCGCACTTGAACAAGCTTACTTGGAGCGATGGTCTGACGTCCCTGCAGGGAAGGGCTTCACTGCCCCGGGGCGACAGATTCTCCATTGCACTTTCGGATCTGTGCTAACCCACCCAGAATTTGGAAAGAGCCTGCGAGATCTGTTAGTGGCTCACCCGGATACCTACACAGAAATCCTGGCAGAACACTTCGAACGCCATCTGCAGGCCTTGGCTGCCGGTATGTAG
- a CDS encoding DUF1559 domain-containing protein, translating to MQTKSKRSTGFTLVELLVVIAIIGVLVALLLPAIQAAREAARRTQCINNMKQVGLATQNYHNTRKELPPMRVADGNLTFMALLLDYMEQSQARGLWDTTKGNHGCFYDQSYDARTATVDAFYCPSQTHESRVILVPLLPGDGGSHPRSDPEVPGTPVGYYGSISDYQPVSGSTCSLYDDVGNLRTWDSFNGFDSGTAHLVDGPVPQINRNTGLIKNGDRVLGWRGATSLKNITDGTSNTLLAGEVGRNRSETVHAFNGDHSSYSPIGNRAPFCQRCDRNRDEGGDSGFGGNHPGVVVFGMCDASVQSISRETDLNMLDRMATRDGGEVVDINSSASICP from the coding sequence ATGCAAACCAAAAGCAAAAGATCGACCGGTTTTACCTTGGTAGAATTGTTGGTGGTAATTGCAATCATTGGTGTTCTAGTCGCCCTGTTGCTCCCCGCAATCCAAGCGGCACGCGAAGCAGCACGCCGTACCCAATGCATCAACAATATGAAGCAAGTGGGTTTGGCTACACAGAACTATCACAACACTCGCAAAGAACTTCCTCCAATGCGAGTTGCCGATGGCAATCTGACATTCATGGCATTGCTCTTGGACTATATGGAACAATCACAAGCTCGAGGACTCTGGGATACGACCAAAGGAAACCACGGCTGCTTTTACGATCAGTCCTACGATGCCCGCACTGCCACGGTTGATGCATTTTACTGTCCTTCGCAGACGCACGAATCACGTGTGATACTCGTTCCTCTACTCCCTGGTGATGGGGGAAGTCACCCTCGAAGTGATCCCGAGGTCCCTGGCACTCCCGTGGGGTACTACGGTTCGATTTCCGACTACCAACCTGTCTCGGGGTCCACTTGTTCTTTGTATGATGATGTTGGAAATCTGAGGACGTGGGATAGCTTTAACGGCTTTGATTCCGGTACGGCACATCTTGTCGATGGCCCGGTACCTCAGATCAATAGGAATACTGGACTGATAAAAAATGGAGATAGAGTTCTAGGTTGGCGCGGTGCGACCAGCCTAAAGAACATCACCGACGGCACCAGCAATACGCTGTTGGCAGGGGAGGTAGGGAGGAACCGCTCGGAAACCGTCCATGCCTTCAATGGAGATCATTCCTCTTACTCCCCTATCGGAAATCGAGCACCTTTCTGTCAGAGGTGTGATCGAAATCGAGATGAAGGAGGCGACAGTGGATTTGGCGGAAATCACCCTGGCGTTGTCGTATTTGGGATGTGCGACGCAAGTGTGCAATCGATCTCGCGGGAAACTGATTTAAACATGTTGGATCGCATGGCTACGCGAGATGGCGGCGAAGTTGTGGATATTAATAGCAGTGCATCGATTTGTCCGTAG
- a CDS encoding PEP-CTERM sorting domain-containing protein (PEP-CTERM proteins occur, often in large numbers, in the proteomes of bacteria that also encode an exosortase, a predicted intramembrane cysteine proteinase. The presence of a PEP-CTERM domain at a protein's C-terminus predicts cleavage within the sorting domain, followed by covalent anchoring to some some component of the (usually Gram-negative) cell surface. Many PEP-CTERM proteins exhibit an unusual sequence composition that includes large numbers of potential glycosylation sites. Expression of one such protein has been shown restore the ability of a bacterium to form floc, a type of biofilm.), whose translation MKALQIFSRNNLVACRKLVAIGAALLTLHTIATPVHAAVSWDADGASQWWFNNVNWSDDMLPPNNSSGAVTDTQINMGTGAWDQGEGVVYDPTNDPFFAAAQGMSFPAGYGPQLLDNLYISRSTTLSNLLTIKGDINFIDGIVVGRSSGVDGVATNGRINQLSGVFSIPNDEFDLAGPDTSNAGIGNGTYDYRGGTLDIGATGGAGLRMSHGSNSTNGVTLEATGASGIARFIVHNPNSGGYVRSFDVAVASYAGVAVATDGGTTVRDPDGVNRGVGIFEFHYENGQTRPFQVPHNLSINNGFDAATGGTRSSRLELVLSEAACTGAACVPNDIGLFDVDFGEIFNGSIQGTGDLNGDTLNDPVFSSADASTNYFEGDTVSASFGGVRYDWTISYTGDISWTDADNSVVGSILGAGNGKDVVLIGLGSESVGLAGDFDMDGDVDGNDFLVWQRNTAVGSLTDWQDNYGMPPLTAAIGSVPEPGSLLLLSAAALSLIGLRRQSISI comes from the coding sequence ATGAAAGCGTTACAAATCTTTTCTCGGAACAATTTGGTTGCATGCCGCAAACTAGTGGCTATTGGAGCGGCACTTTTAACCCTACACACAATTGCAACTCCGGTCCATGCTGCCGTTAGCTGGGATGCCGATGGAGCCAGCCAGTGGTGGTTCAACAACGTCAATTGGTCGGATGACATGCTACCTCCTAACAACTCATCGGGTGCAGTGACCGACACACAGATCAATATGGGTACAGGAGCCTGGGACCAGGGTGAAGGCGTAGTCTACGATCCCACTAATGATCCTTTCTTTGCTGCAGCGCAAGGAATGAGTTTTCCTGCTGGATACGGTCCTCAATTACTCGATAACTTGTACATTTCACGAAGTACGACCCTTTCGAATCTCTTGACGATCAAGGGAGACATCAATTTCATTGACGGAATTGTTGTCGGTCGATCCAGCGGTGTTGACGGTGTGGCAACCAATGGTCGAATCAATCAGTTAAGTGGAGTCTTTTCAATTCCCAACGACGAGTTTGATCTCGCCGGACCAGACACTTCCAACGCGGGTATCGGCAACGGCACCTACGACTATCGGGGGGGGACTTTAGATATTGGTGCAACGGGCGGGGCCGGTTTACGAATGTCCCATGGTAGTAACTCGACTAACGGCGTCACGCTTGAGGCGACGGGTGCGAGTGGTATCGCACGTTTCATTGTTCATAATCCCAATTCAGGTGGATATGTTCGGTCATTTGATGTAGCAGTTGCTTCCTATGCTGGTGTCGCCGTGGCGACCGATGGAGGTACCACCGTTCGAGATCCAGATGGAGTCAACCGTGGTGTTGGGATTTTTGAATTTCACTACGAGAATGGCCAGACTCGACCTTTCCAAGTTCCCCATAATCTGTCCATCAACAACGGATTCGATGCCGCTACTGGTGGAACACGTTCTTCGCGATTGGAACTGGTACTCAGCGAAGCGGCTTGCACAGGGGCAGCATGTGTACCCAATGACATAGGGCTGTTCGACGTCGACTTCGGAGAAATCTTCAATGGATCAATCCAGGGCACTGGTGATCTGAACGGGGATACGTTGAACGATCCAGTCTTTTCTAGCGCTGATGCTTCCACTAATTATTTCGAGGGAGATACGGTTTCAGCCAGCTTTGGAGGCGTTCGCTATGACTGGACGATTAGCTACACGGGCGATATCTCATGGACAGACGCCGATAACAGTGTCGTTGGCTCAATCCTGGGGGCTGGCAACGGTAAAGACGTCGTACTCATCGGCCTCGGTTCTGAATCGGTGGGTCTCGCTGGTGATTTCGACATGGACGGCGACGTTGATGGCAATGACTTCCTCGTCTGGCAGCGCAATACTGCAGTCGGCAGTTTGACCGACTGGCAAGACAACTACGGCATGCCGCCTCTTACGGCCGCTATAGGATCAGTGCCTGAGCCTGGCTCACTTCTGCTATTGAGTGCTGCAGCTTTGTCACTGATTGGATTGCGACGCCAATCAATCTCAATCTGA
- a CDS encoding TRAP transporter small permease, with protein sequence MKPALLRFKRTLDTLLEWLVILVVIVMVADVLWGVFTRFIMNSPSRWTEEIAKLLLMWVALLGAAVAYGRKEHLGFDYFVEQLDPDVKKLLALVSQCIVVAFAMLVMVYGGFILVTETLAANQVTPALGLKVGYAYLALPISGIFMAIYGVEQFLETAIKDDSNLTPDQDAALD encoded by the coding sequence ATGAAGCCAGCACTGCTCCGCTTCAAGCGAACCCTGGATACTCTCCTGGAATGGCTCGTGATTCTGGTCGTAATCGTGATGGTTGCCGACGTGCTCTGGGGTGTCTTCACTCGCTTCATCATGAATTCCCCCAGCCGCTGGACAGAAGAGATTGCGAAGCTGCTGCTGATGTGGGTTGCTCTCTTGGGGGCTGCTGTTGCCTATGGCCGTAAGGAGCATTTAGGTTTCGACTATTTCGTGGAACAACTTGATCCTGACGTCAAAAAGTTACTGGCCCTGGTCTCCCAGTGTATCGTTGTGGCTTTCGCTATGCTCGTGATGGTTTATGGTGGATTTATTTTGGTGACAGAAACACTCGCTGCTAACCAGGTTACTCCAGCACTTGGCTTGAAAGTGGGGTACGCCTATTTGGCCCTTCCGATCAGCGGAATCTTTATGGCGATCTACGGTGTGGAGCAGTTTCTGGAAACGGCAATTAAAGACGATTCGAACCTCACACCCGACCAGGATGCGGCTCTCGATTAA
- a CDS encoding sigma-70 family RNA polymerase sigma factor has translation MSNSDANTERFVELLGAHERELFAYVYALTMNWEDAQEIMQRVRIRLWQQFDSYDEAKPFGAWARAVSYYLVLAFRKERSRQREYFAEGVLELVSDTYEQGVDQFVQRREALLKCLEKLTDEQRGMVDRCYANNEKIVDVADQLGVTSGALRQSLFRIRKSLQDCVRRVVRSS, from the coding sequence GTGAGCAACAGCGACGCAAACACGGAAAGATTTGTGGAGTTGCTAGGTGCGCACGAAAGGGAATTGTTTGCCTATGTCTACGCCTTGACGATGAACTGGGAGGATGCCCAGGAGATCATGCAGCGCGTTCGTATTCGGTTATGGCAGCAGTTTGATTCCTACGACGAAGCGAAGCCTTTTGGTGCGTGGGCTAGAGCAGTGAGTTATTATCTTGTGCTTGCATTCCGTAAGGAACGGTCTCGTCAGCGCGAGTATTTTGCTGAAGGTGTTTTGGAGCTAGTGAGCGATACCTACGAACAGGGTGTCGATCAATTCGTGCAGCGCCGCGAAGCGCTGCTAAAGTGTCTGGAAAAGCTGACTGACGAACAGCGGGGCATGGTCGACAGGTGCTATGCCAACAATGAAAAAATTGTTGATGTAGCGGATCAGCTGGGAGTAACCTCTGGGGCATTGCGGCAATCTTTGTTTCGGATTCGAAAATCCTTGCAGGATTGTGTGCGTAGAGTTGTCCGAAGTAGTTGA
- a CDS encoding TRAP transporter substrate-binding protein, giving the protein MLGKSKSYLLAGFLLGVLLSTGVFALCVRHVNSERQNNGTGMILKLGHSLDQQHPVHLALEHMAQRLQEKSAGSVELQIFPNGQLGSETECIEQLQRGALDMTKTSTAPLEGFLPEFAIFGVPYLFRDDAHAWQVYTGEIGNELLLKGSEVGLRGLCYLDAGARSFYTVKKPILTPNDLKGLKIRVQESQTAMEMVEALGGSPTPMSFGELYTGLQQGMVDGAENNPPSFYSNRHFEVCKHLSLDEHARVPDILLISEPVWKNLSPQVQQWVKESADEAAEFQRKLWQEKTAEVLQAVEQQGVTVHHPDKLPFAQRVKPMVDKLQETPIGSLIKRIQELP; this is encoded by the coding sequence GTGCTTGGTAAAAGCAAATCGTATCTCCTGGCCGGCTTCTTGCTGGGTGTGTTGTTGTCGACCGGCGTATTTGCCCTATGCGTTCGCCATGTTAATTCCGAACGTCAGAATAATGGCACAGGAATGATCCTCAAACTGGGCCATTCTCTCGATCAACAACACCCCGTTCATCTCGCCTTAGAACACATGGCGCAGCGCCTCCAAGAGAAATCGGCAGGGTCTGTCGAATTGCAGATCTTTCCCAACGGGCAGCTTGGTTCCGAGACTGAGTGTATCGAACAACTTCAGCGCGGTGCCCTCGACATGACCAAGACCTCCACGGCTCCTCTCGAGGGCTTCCTGCCGGAGTTCGCCATCTTTGGGGTTCCTTATCTTTTCCGGGATGATGCACACGCCTGGCAGGTTTATACCGGCGAGATCGGCAACGAACTCCTCCTGAAAGGCAGCGAGGTTGGCCTGCGAGGACTTTGTTATCTCGATGCAGGCGCGCGCAGCTTCTACACTGTAAAAAAACCAATACTCACACCCAATGATCTAAAGGGCCTAAAGATTCGCGTCCAGGAAAGTCAAACAGCGATGGAAATGGTCGAAGCCTTAGGAGGCTCGCCAACTCCTATGAGTTTTGGCGAACTTTATACGGGACTCCAGCAAGGGATGGTCGACGGCGCAGAAAACAATCCTCCCAGCTTTTACTCGAATCGCCATTTCGAAGTGTGCAAGCATCTCTCTCTCGACGAACATGCCCGCGTCCCTGATATTCTATTGATCAGTGAGCCCGTGTGGAAAAACTTGTCCCCTCAAGTGCAACAATGGGTCAAGGAATCTGCCGATGAGGCAGCAGAGTTTCAACGCAAACTTTGGCAAGAAAAAACTGCCGAGGTACTTCAAGCTGTCGAGCAACAGGGAGTAACCGTCCACCATCCGGACAAGTTGCCGTTTGCTCAGCGGGTCAAGCCAATGGTAGATAAGCTGCAAGAAACGCCAATTGGAAGCCTTATTAAACGCATCCAGGAGTTACCATGA
- a CDS encoding TRAP transporter large permease: MEIQVAILIASFVVLVLINVPVAVAIGVCTLLTIVSLGTVPACTIIAQRLSTGIASFPLLAIPFFVLAGILMGEGGMARRLIDFASALVGQYRGGLSYVSTLTCMMFGAISGSATAAVSSVGGMLIPEMTRKGYDRRFSVAVTTTSATTGLVIPPSNIMIVYAVVTGGNVSVVAMFLAGVLPGITMGLAIMLVCLLVSRNKPGLAEEPASWKKIFRTAIGALPSMALIVIVLAGILGGAFSPTEAAAIAVLYALLLGVLLYREIKPSDLPRICLQTGITTAVIFLLIGTSQALSWVLAYENIPQAVSSAMLSLSDNPYVILLLINILLLLVGTVMDMTPAVLIFTPIFLPVVTKLGMHPVHFGVMMIVNLCIGLCTPPVGTCLFVGCGVGKTTIAEVTRPMLPFFVAMLAALLLTTYWAPLSMALPEALGVN, encoded by the coding sequence ATGGAAATCCAAGTCGCCATTCTGATCGCCAGCTTTGTTGTCTTGGTGTTGATCAATGTACCCGTGGCCGTGGCGATTGGTGTTTGCACGTTACTCACGATCGTCTCGCTCGGGACTGTACCCGCTTGCACGATTATTGCGCAACGTCTAAGCACCGGGATCGCAAGTTTCCCCCTTCTGGCCATTCCTTTTTTTGTACTCGCCGGCATCCTCATGGGCGAAGGAGGGATGGCGAGGCGGCTCATTGATTTTGCTTCCGCCTTGGTTGGCCAATATCGCGGTGGACTTTCCTATGTTAGCACACTCACTTGTATGATGTTCGGCGCCATATCAGGCTCTGCGACGGCAGCTGTCTCTTCAGTCGGAGGAATGCTCATCCCCGAGATGACCCGCAAGGGTTACGACCGTCGCTTCAGCGTTGCTGTGACCACTACCTCTGCCACCACAGGTTTGGTCATCCCGCCGAGCAATATCATGATCGTCTACGCCGTGGTCACCGGTGGGAATGTGTCCGTGGTAGCCATGTTCCTTGCCGGCGTGCTCCCAGGCATCACTATGGGACTAGCAATCATGCTGGTGTGTCTGCTCGTAAGCCGAAACAAACCAGGGCTCGCGGAAGAACCAGCCTCCTGGAAAAAGATCTTTCGTACTGCCATCGGTGCGCTCCCCAGCATGGCGTTGATCGTGATTGTATTAGCCGGCATTCTGGGTGGAGCGTTTTCGCCAACCGAAGCCGCCGCGATTGCCGTACTCTATGCTCTATTGCTCGGTGTACTCTTATACCGAGAGATCAAACCTTCCGATTTACCGCGTATCTGCCTCCAGACCGGTATTACCACAGCCGTGATTTTTCTGTTGATTGGCACCAGTCAGGCACTTTCTTGGGTACTGGCCTACGAGAATATTCCACAGGCCGTCAGTTCGGCAATGCTATCGTTGTCCGACAACCCTTACGTCATCTTGTTGTTGATCAATATTCTTCTACTGTTGGTCGGAACAGTAATGGACATGACTCCTGCGGTGTTGATCTTCACGCCGATTTTCTTGCCGGTAGTTACCAAGCTGGGCATGCACCCCGTACATTTTGGGGTGATGATGATCGTTAACCTATGCATCGGCCTGTGTACTCCGCCAGTAGGAACTTGTTTGTTCGTCGGCTGTGGCGTTGGCAAGACTACTATCGCAGAAGTGACCCGCCCCATGTTGCCATTCTTTGTGGCCATGCTGGCTGCGTTGCTGCTGACCACCTATTGGGCTCCACTTTCGATGGCACTCCCTGAAGCACTTGGAGTCAACTGA